The Candidatus Alcyoniella australis DNA segment GCAGAAAAAAACTACCGAAGCAAACGCTCAAAGGATCGCAGGCACAGCGCAATCGCTGCATCCGCTGCGGTACCGAACTCGCGATAAATTCCGACTCGGATTACTGCAAGTTCTGCCAAAAGACCAAGGACCTCTGGTCGGCCGAGAAGGTAAACGCCTGGGCCCCCGAAACCTAGCCCGAACTATTCATCAGCGGCCAGCGGCTTTAGCTGCACAAAATATCACTTAGTATCATAGTCTTCGCTCGCGAGTTTTGGCACCTTTGAGGCGTCTATGACGCTGCCCCCTCGGCAATGGCATAGGCGCTGGCGGTCAGGTCGCTATGGCTCAGGCTCAGGTGCCAGTTGACGATCCCGAGCTGCCCGGCCAGGTCCGCGGCTGCGCCTGACAGGCGTATTGATACGCGCCCGTTCTCAAGGGAAACGACCTCGATTTGGGTGAACTTCACGCCCTGGCTCAGGCCGACTCCCAGGGCCTTGGCCACAGCCTCTTTGGCGGCGAAGCGTGCGGCAAAATGCGGCGCTGAATCATGATATTGAAGACAATAAGCTGTTTCCTGGGCTGTGTAGACCCGCTGGATAAAGCGTTGGCCGAAGCGCTCGAGTCCGGCGCGGATGCGCCCGATCTCGACCAGATCCGTGCCGATGCCGACGATCATTGTCGATCCTGCGCTCGCTTGCCCCAAGCTACTCGGGCTTGTCCGGACCGCCGGGCTCGGGCGGCGATGGATCGGGTATTACCCCGGGCGCGGCCGGAGCTGGAGCTGCGGGCGGCGGCGATGGCGACGGCGCAACAGGGGCGACCGTTGGATACGGCACGGGCTGGGTGGGCGCCTGGGGCGTTGCGGGCGGTTGCGGATACTGCGGCGTCGGCGGCTGTTGCATATAGGTTGGGATCATGTACTGCGGCACAGGCGGACGCCAGGTCCCGGCGAAGAACGCCTCGACCTCTGGGGCTTTAAGGAAGACCAACACCAGAATGCCGATCACCATCGAGGGCACGTTGCACGAAATGATGTTGATGATCTCGAGGATCGCCACGGTGCGATAGAAGCTGGGGTTCTCGCGGGCGTTGTTCCCCAGCCCCTTGGCCCCGGCAATGATCTCGAGCACCGCCACCACAATGCCGAAGACCGGCGTGATGCACAGCAGCCAGATGCCCAGGCTGCTCATGATCGCTATCAGCAGGCCCATGGCCCCCAGACAGCCGGACACGAGCTGCATAATCGCTATCGCCTGAAACTTGCCGGGCCTGGGCATGGGTCCTCCTGGTTTGAGGATGATCAGCTTTTCTTATATTGCGCCGGATTGACGGGTGTCAATCACGCTTTTCCAGATCAGCCCCGCGCGGCCAGCGGATCCCCAGGCCGAACAGCGCGGGCAGCAAGCAGAACGCGCCGAGCAGGCAGGTCAAAATCGAGAGCGTGATCAGCCAGCCGAAGAAATTCAGCGGCACGAAGTTCGAGGTCAGCAGCACCGCGAAGCCCACGATCACCGACAGCGCGTTGGTGACGATGCCCAGGCCGGTGGTGGTGGCGGTGGTCACCGCGGCCTGCTCCACGTTCGCGCCGCTGCGGCGCTCCTCGCGGTAGCGCCAGAGGTAGTGCACGGTGTAGTCCACGCCCACGCCGACCACGATGCTGGTCAGCATTGCCGTGACCATATTCAGCTCGATACCCAAAAAGCCCATGATCCCCAGCACCATCACCACGGCCAGGGCCAGCGGACCCAGCGCCAGCAGTCCGGCGCGCAGCGAGCGCATGAACAGCGCGGCGCAGAGCATGATCATCAGCAGCGAGAGCAGCAGCGAGCGCACCTGGCCGTTGACCACCATGTGCGTCAGATCGACGAGCATCACCACGTAGCCGGTGACCGACATCGGCGGATCCGGGCCGTAGAGCAGGCCGATCAGCCGGTTGGAGAGCCGCACCACCTCGCGGAACTCCTCGGCGCGGCGGATGGTCAGCCGGGCCAGCACCTGGGCGTTCTTAAAGTCGAAGTCGATCAGCCGTCCCGAATCGCCGCCCTGGAAGCTGTAGAGGTCGAGCTCCTCGTAGACCTGCTCGCGAGTCTGAGGCAGCCCGCTTTCGATCTCGGGGTTGATCGCGACGTGGATCCGTTCCAGATAGTCCGCGATGCTCTCCGCGGCCCCGACCTCGGGCCAGGTGCGCACGATACGCGTGAACTCGCTGAGCATCGCGATGTTGTGCGGGTCGAGCAGGTCGCCGTGCAGCAGAACCGACATGGTGATCGCGCCGCCGTACTCGGCGTTGATCGCATTGGAGTTTTCTACGACCTGACTTTGCTCCTCAAAGTAGCTCAGCGGGTTGGCGTCGACCTTGATGTGCAAAATGCCGATGCTGAAGGCCAGGAACATGCCGACGAACACCGCGACCACCGGCAGCGGGTGGCGCACGCAGAAGCTGGTCAGCGCGGCCAGCGGCCTGTTGCTCGGGTGCCCGCGTCCGATCAACCGCTTGGGAATCGGCAGCAGGGTCAGCCAGGCGGGGATGAACAGACAGGAGTAGACGATGGCGATGAAGATCCCGAACGCCGAGAGCATGCCCAGTTCCTTGGCCGGCGGCATCATGTGCGAGATCAGCGAGAGGAAGCCCAGGATCGTGGTCCCCGCCGCGAGCATGATCGGCCAGATCACGTGCTCGAGTCCGCGAGCCGCGACCTCGGCCCGGGCCTTACGATCCGTGCCCGAGGCTTCGGGCACGTCCTCGGTATAGCGCGCCACCAGGTGAATGCCGTAATCGTTGGCAATCGCGATCATCATCACCGGCAAGAGCATGCCGACCACGGTCAGCGGAATGCCCAAATAGGACATCAGGCCCATCGAGCTGGCGATGCTCATCGCCACCACCAGCAGCGGCAGCAGCACTCCACGCCAGGTGCGGAAGCTGAAGAACAGCAAGGCGATCATCAGCACGAAACCCAGGGGCAGGAACGTGCGCAGATCCTGACGCATCAAACGCGTCATGTAGGCCCGGATCGGCGGCAGTCCGGAGAAGAACAAGCGGCCCGGCCCGTCGTACTGCTCGACGATCGTTTCCAGCTTCTGCAGCAGCACCTCGTCGCTGTCGTCGGTCTTGATCATCCCGACCACGGCCAGACCCGAGAAGTCCTTGGCCACCAGGCCGCCGTAAATCAGCGGATCGTCGGCAATGCGTTGCTCGAGAAGCCGCACCTGCTGTGGGGTCTGAGGCGGCTGCTGGATGAAGTCGCGGATCACCAGCCGATCGCCCTGGCCCAGGATGTCCTGCAACGAGGCCAGGCTGACCGTGGAGTAGACGATCCCGGCCTGCTCGAGCTGTTGCTCGACTCCGGCCAACGCCTCCAGGCCCTGCGCAGACAGCGCCTGCTCGGCCTGAAGCACCACCAGTACGACCTCGCTGGCCCCGAACAGCTCCTCGACCCGTTCGGCCTCCTTCACGCTATCCCAGTCCTGGGGCAACAGGGCCCGCAGGTCGCCCTCGTATTCCAGATTGCGAATTCCATAGCCCAGAACACCGGTGAGGACCAGGCAGAACAGGATCGCCAGCAGCGGGTATCCGGTGGAAAAGCGAACGAAGTACTTCACGGTGCATGCTCCATAAGCCGTCCCGAGTCTTGGGCGGTCGCGTGAATGGGGGATATTATGCCGCCTCCGGGCCCGCATCAAGTCCACTGCCTACGCCGATACAATATTGCCGCACACGGTTCGTCGCGCACAGGGCCGTTTCATCTTGGCATTATCGCCCTTGGACCGCGTGGGCAATCCTGCGGATCGATCTCGATCCGCTGCTGTCCGGCCCTCCGCCATCCCCCGGCGCCGCTTGGTGCTCGGAGAACAGCTATGCTAATAACTGGATCGATGTTCACGATGCCAAAATCTCACCATGCGTAAGATCCGACCGCGCGAATTGCTGTTCGCGCTGATACCGCTGTTGGCGCTGCTGGTCGGCGTGACGCTGCTGCTCGATACGTTGGAGCGGGCCGAGCTGATCGACACCGAAGTGCCAGACGATACGGTGGCCTACCTCGCCGGCCCGGCCTACAAGCTGGAGCAGGCGGACGACGATCGCGCCTATTACGTCATTGCCGATCGCACGCTGCTCCCGCAGCGCTTCGCCACGCCCAAGGAGCCGGGCGTGTTCCGGCTGTTCATCCTCGGCGGCTCGTTCGCGCTGGGCTCGCCCTACGTGGTCAACGAGCCCACGCCGGGCGGCATCGACTCCTGGGTTCGCGAGGAGCTTGCCGCACGCTTCCCATCGCTGCGCATCGAGGTGATCAACTCGGCCTGCGGCGCTCAAAATTCGTTTCGGGTCAAACAGATATTTCACGATGTAATCGAATTCGAGCCCGACGCGCTGTTGGTGGTCATGGGCAATAATGAGGGATTTATCCCGCCCACGAGCCTGCACCCGCTGGTCCATCAATGGTCGTTGTACCGCACCATGCGGGCGCTGATTCGACCCCCGGACTACCAGGGGCCCAAGGGGCGTCCCCAATTCAGCCCGCAGCTGGCCAACATCAACGACCTGCTCAAGGTTTTCGCCGGCAACCAACTGGAGATGGTCCGCTCGGCCCAGGACCACGACGTCCCGCTGGTGCTGGCCACCATGCCGATCAACCTGCGCTACGATCCTTGGCCCTACCGCGACGATCCCGATCCCTGGCCCGACAAACCACCGCCCGAATGCTTCGCCAAGGCGCTGGACCTGTTTGATCGGCAGCAGGAGCAGCAGGGGATCGAGGCGCTCTACAACTGCCCGTGCTACGCCGCGAACTACCTGCTGGGTCAACGCCTCGAGAAAGCGGGGCGTTATGACGAGGCGCGCCTGGCCTACACCCAGGCGGTCACGTATTTTCCAAGCAACCGCACGCGGCCGGGCTTCAACTGGGCGACTCGCCGCAACGCCGATCAGCCCGGCGTAATCCTGGCCGACTTCGAGGCCGTGGCCGAGGACCGCGCAGTGAACGGCATCCCGGGCGCGGAGCAGTTCGTGGACTATTGCCACATGAACTGGTCGGGCTATCAGGCCATGGCCCACGAGCTGGTGCGCACCCTGATCAGCTCCGGCATAATCCGGGGCGCGGCGGGAGAACCGCTGCCCGAGCCCGGCACAGAGCAGCTGTTGCGCCGCCTGGGCACGACTCCCGATGACCTGGAATTGGCCGGGAGTCCGTTCCTGCAAAAGCAGCACGGAGGGATCGCCCAGACCATCCGCAGAGCGCGATAACTTCGGCATTGTTCGGCGGCTATAAGCCGCGCAGTAGAAGTCCCGCGAATAATCCGGGTATAATGCGCGGCCGTGAACGCAAAGCTGATCACCTTCGAGGGCCCCGAGGGCGCGGGCAAGACCACGCTGATCAAGCGTCTGGCCGCAAGGCTGGAACAGCTTGAAATGCCTATCCTTATCACGCGGGAGCCCGGCGGCTCGCCCTTGGGAGCGCGCTTTCGAGAAATGCTGCTGGAACACATCGAGGACCGGCCCACAGCGCTGACCGAGCTGCTGTTGTACGAGGCCGACCGCATCGAGCACCTGGAAAAGATCGTCCGGCCGGCCCTTGAGCTTGGCAAGCTGGTGCTCTGCGACCGCTTTGCCGACGCCACCACCGCCTACCAGGGCTACGGTCGCGGGCTGGATCTGGAGACCGTACGTTCGCTCAACGAGCTGGTGCTGCGCGGCCTGCGTCCGTCGCGGACCTACCTGCTGGACCTGCCGGTGGAGGCCGGGCTGGCGCGCACCCGCGGACGGCTTTCCGCCGACGGCCGCGACGAGAGCCGCTTCGAATCCGAGCAGATCGAGTTTCACCAGCGTGTGCGCCGCGGCTACCTCGAGCTGGCCGCAGCCGAGCCGCAGCGCTTCTGCATCGTGGACGCGCAGCTCGATCCCGAGGCATTATACGCCGTGGTGATTAACGACCTGCTGGCATCGCTTAAAACGGAGACGCCTTGAGCTTCTCGCAACTGCTCGGCCAACCGCGGGTGAGCGCGGCGCTGCTGCGCGCGCTCAAGCTCGAGCGCGTGGCGCACGCCTACCTGTTCGTGGGCGCCGACGGCGTGGGACGCCGCACCACGGCACGCCTGCTGGCGATGGCGCTCAACTGCGAGTCCAGCGGCGCTGACGCCTGCGGCGAATGCGGCCCGTGCCGCAAGATCATCAGGGGCACGCACCCGGATATCGTCGAACTGACGCCGGAGAAAGACTTCATCACCATCGGCCAGGTGCGCGAGCTGCAGGCGTCCATGGCCTACCGGCCCTACGAGGGGCGCTTCCGCGTAATCAGCGTGGCCCCGGCCGAAGCGATGAACGCCAACGCCCAGAACGCGCTGCTCAAGACGCTGGAGGAGCCGCCGCAGGGCAACGTGCTGATCCTGATCTGCGCCTCGCCCCAGCGTTTGCTACGCACGATCCAGAGCCGTTGCCAGCGGATGGTTTTCGGCCTGCTTCCGCGGCCGGTGATCGTGCGCTTGCTGTGCGAGCAGGGCGTGGAGCCCCAGCGCGCCGAGCTGCTGGCGCGGCTGGCCGAGGGCTCGCTGGGAAGGGCCCAGGCGCTGGCTCAGGGCGAGCTGCAACTACAACGCGAGCGGATCGCCGTGGCGCTCGAGGCGCTGAGTGAGGGCGGCACCCACGGGATCTGGGAGTTCGCCGAGCAGTTGGCCCAGGGCGACATCGACGAGCTCGACGAGTCGCTGGAATTGACTAAAACCTGGCTGCGCGACGCGCTGCTGATCCGCTCGGGAGCGGGCTCCGAACGCCTGCTCAACATCGACCGCCTGGAGCTGCTCGACAGCCTGGCCCGACGCTTTGACGAGCAGGCGCTGCTCGCAGGGATCGAGGCCGGCTCCCAGCTTCAGGCACGGCTCCGATTCTACCCCAACCGCCGGCTGGCCCTATGGAACCTCGGACTGGCGCTGACCAGTCCGCCGACCGGCACACTCGAGGGTTGAGATGCGTGTTGTTAAAATAAAGTTTCGCCGCTCGGGCAAACGCTTTGATTTCGACGCCGGCGAATTGGAGCTGCGGCAAGGCCAACAGGTCGTGTTGCAGATCGAAAAGGGTACGGCTCTAGGTACGGTGGTCGTCGACGCGCAGGAGCAAAACCTGCCCGAGGACGAGTCGCGCAAGCCGGTGCTGCGCGTGGCCACCGATGAAGACCTCAAGCAGTCCCAGCGGCTGCACCGCAGGGCGCGCGAGGCGTTCGGTTTCTGCCTGCGCCGCATCAACGAGCGCAAACTGCCGATGAAGCTGGTGGACGCTGAGTTCCTGCTCGACGAGAGCCGCGCGACCTTCTTCTTCACGGCCGAGGGGCGCGTGGACTTCCGCGAGCTGGTGCGCGACCTGGCCCACGAGTTCCGCACGCGAATCGAGATGATGCAGATCGGCGTGCGCGACGAGGCTAAAATCCTCGGCGGCTACGGCATCTGCGGACGCGAGCTGTGCTGCGCCTCCTGGCTGGTCAAATTCAACCCGGTCAGCATCCGCATGGCCAAGGACCAGTCGCTCTCGCTCAATCCCTCCAAGGTCTCCGGAGTCTGCGGCAGGCTGATGTGCTGCCTGGCCTACGAGCACCAGCAGTACCTCGACCAGATCGCGACCCTGCCCCGTTTGGGCAAGCGCTACGTGTGCGAGCAGGGCCCCTGCCGCGTCTGCCGCATCGATGTGATGGGCAGCCGGGTCTTCGCGATGGTGGAAGGCCAAGGCGAGGTCGAGATCTCCGGCCAGCCGCTCGAGCCCTACTCCCAACAAAACCGTCAGCAGGACAAACCCGAACCGCGGCCCGAGCCGCGCGCGCCCGGCCGTCCACGACCGCAGCCCAAGGCGCGTCCGCGACCGCCCGCATTCCAGGTGACCCCAACGCCTGAGACGCCCCAGGCGCCCCCGGCGCCTCAGCCACCCCCGGCGCCTCAGGGGCCTCAGGAGCCTGGCGAACAACAGCCGAAGCCAGAGGGAGAGGGCGCGGCCGAGGGGCAGCCGGACCAGGCCAAGACCGGCGACCGTCGACGCAGGGGACGCCGCTCGCGCAGGCGCAGACGGCGCAAACCGGCGGCTAAAACCGAGTAGACCAACGTGGACCAGGCGCAACAATCCGAACGCAGCCCGGAGTTCGACCGTTATCGGGACGACGACCGCGACCGTCGCGACGAGCTGACGATGGTCAAGCATCGCCACCGCGCGCGCTACCTGATCGACGGCGCGCGACGCATCCGCAACGGGCTTCGCGGGCTGGACCTGCTCGACGCGGGCTGCGGCCAGGGTCTGCTGCTGAGCCTGATCCCGGATCGCGCCGCGCTGTGCGGCTTCGACGCCAGCCAAGCGTTAATCGAGAACAACTTGGCCAAGGACTGCGCCGAGCTGTCGCTACGCGACGTCTACGCCACGGGCTTTGACGACGAGCGCTTCGACGTGGTGTTTTGCCAGCAGGTGCTCGAGCACTTGCAGCACCCGCAGCAAGCCCTGGCCGAGCTGGCGCGCGTTGCCCGGCCCGGCGGACTGATCGCTGCCAGCGTGCCCTACGACGAGCGAATCAAGCTCGAGGTCTGCGTACACTGCGGCAAGACCACGCCGCGCAACGGCCATTTGCAACGCTTTGACGAATGCAACATCAACGAATTTCTGCCGCCGCAGCTAAAGCTCGTCGCACTGCGCAAGGTCTGCTGCCGCCCGGTCTACAACCGCGGCCACCGGCTGCCCGTGCCGCTGTTTCGACTGCTGGATCGCGCGGCCCTGACCCTGGGGTTGGGCCCGGCGCGCTGGATGGTTTTCTTCGCGCGCAAAGTCGGCTGAGATGTACCTGATCGAAACCCACGCGCATTTGGACATGGCGCAGTTTGACGAGGACCGCACTGAGGTGATCGGCCGCGCCGTGGCCCGCGGCGTGCGCCGGATCGTCAGCGTGGGCATCGACGTGGCCAGCAGCCGCGCCGCGGTCGAGCTGGCGCAGCGCTTCCCCGCGGTCTACGCTGCGGTCGGAATCCATCCCCACGACGCCAAGTCAGCCGACGATCGCGCCCTGGCGCAGATCGAGCAGCTCGCGGCCCATCCCAAGGTGGTGGCGATCGGCGAGATCGGCCTGGATTTCTATCGCGACCATTCGCCGCACGATCAACAGCGCAGCGCTTTTGCCGCGCAGCTCGAACTCGCCGGGCGCCTGGGATTGCCGGTGATCATCCACGACCGCCAGGCTCACGAAGATGTGCTCGCGATCCTCGATCAGCACCCGTGCCTGCCCGGGGTAATGCACTGCTTTTCCGGCGGTCCGCAGTTGGCGCAGGAGGTGATCTCGCGCGGGCTGTACCTGAGCTTCACCGGCAACATCACATTTAAAAACGCCGATCGCGCGCGCCGGGCATTGGCCGCGGCCGGACCCGACCGGCTGCTGCTCGAGACCGATTGCCCGTTCATGGCGCCCGAGCCGCACCGCGGATCGCGCAACGAACCGTGCCACGTCGAGCTGGTGGCCGCTACCGCGGCCAAGGTGCTGGACCTAAGTTTGGTCGAGGTGGCGGCACGCACAACCGACAACGCCTACGAGCTGTTCGGCTTTGAGCGGCGCGAGGCCGAGCCACGCATCGTCTACGAATTCAAGGACGCGCTGTATCTGAACATCACCAACCGCTGCGGCAATCGCTGCCCGTGGTGCGCGCGGCAAAGCTCGTACATCGTCGGCCCCTACCTGCTCAAGCTCCAACGCGAGCCCAGCCCTGTCGAGCTTTACGCGGCATTGGACAATTACGACGTGACGCAGTATCCGGAGCTGGTGTTCTGCGGATTCGGCGAGCCGCTGATGCGCATCGACGATCTGCTCCAGATCGCCCGCGAGCTGCGCCGACGCAGGGCGCGCAGCATCCGCGTCAACACCAACGGCTGGGCCGGGCTGGCCCTGGGCCGCGACGTGGTCGAACCGCTGGTCGGTTTAATCGACGAGGTCTGGGTGAGCCTCAACGCGCCGGACGCCGCGAACTACGAGCAGCTGTGCCACCCCGAACAGGGACTTAAGGCCTATGAAGCGCTGATCGAGTTCGTACGCCGCGCCCGCGAACTGCTGCCCAAGGTCGCGCTCTCCGCAGTGGACTATCCCGGCGCTGACATCCCGGGCGCGCAACGCGCGGCCCGCGACCTGGGACTCCCCCTGCACGTGCGCCATTACTCACAACGGCCTTGACCCGGTACGAAACTCGCGCACTTCTCTGGTCGTTGACCAACGACCCTCTCCGCGCAGAAAGATCGGGGAGAAGGGGTAAAGATCGTTAAAACGATCTTTGTGTGTAAGGCGAGCGGCGGCGGCTTGGAGCCGCAGCAAGGCTCGCTTATTTCCCTGGTCATTTTGCGTAGACCCATGCCGCGACGCGGAGATTATCGTTGAGCCAAGAGTTTGGTCCGCTTGCGAGTTTTGCCCCGGCTCCAAGCCGGATCATCCGAGGGTGGACTGATGCGCAAAGTTTGCGGAGCCATGTGCCAAGCCACGATCTATTGCCGATAATCGTGCGGAATATTTTGCCTTGATGAACAATACTTCTTTGAGAACGCGCAGAGCGGGCTATCGTGCGTAGTCAGGTGGTAAATCTCAATCCAATGCCCTGCTCGCGCCTACCCAATAATGTTATTCAACATTATTTCCCTCCTCCCATTTTTCGATGCGGAGTGGCTCGTGGCGCTACGACCAGCGAACTACGCGAGTTTTGTGGCACCTCTAAGGTGCCTTTGCCGCAAACCGCGGCCTGTGCTCTAATGAAATGTCGTTTTTCAAACAGGGGAAATTAGATATGGAACTCACATCTGCCGAGCGCTTTTTCGCCAAGTCAATGGGTGTGCTGGCCATCGCATTTCTGGTGGCGGGGCTGGTTTTCGTACTGGCCAACGAGCCGCTGATCAGGGTTGTCAATGTTGCGGGGAACTGGTTGGGCATGCCTGCCGCGCCCTACGAGGGGCTGGTGCCGGGCAGCGGCCTGGACCAGGCGTCGTACTCCGGCGCGGTGGCCGCGGCCGCCTCGACCCTCGGGCCGTGCAAGGTCGCGCCGGTGCACCACCTGTGGCTGGCATTGACCTTCGCCCTAATGATGATGATCTCCTACATGTCGCTGCTGATCTGGCGCGACGTGCGGACCAACCTCAACCTCGCGCCGCCGCTGATGCTCTCCAAGCTGGTCAGCTCGGGCACGGGCCTGACCGCCTTTTATCTGTCGCGGGGTTACTTCGCCGACCTGCTGATCGTGTTCGTCGATTTCCCGATCTTCCTGTTCGTGCTGGTGGCCTATTGGCGCGCCAAACGCTCGCGGGAAGATTTCTGAT contains these protein-coding regions:
- the acpS gene encoding holo-ACP synthase translates to MIVGIGTDLVEIGRIRAGLERFGQRFIQRVYTAQETAYCLQYHDSAPHFAARFAAKEAVAKALGVGLSQGVKFTQIEVVSLENGRVSIRLSGAAADLAGQLGIVNWHLSLSHSDLTASAYAIAEGAAS
- a CDS encoding MMPL family transporter → MKYFVRFSTGYPLLAILFCLVLTGVLGYGIRNLEYEGDLRALLPQDWDSVKEAERVEELFGASEVVLVVLQAEQALSAQGLEALAGVEQQLEQAGIVYSTVSLASLQDILGQGDRLVIRDFIQQPPQTPQQVRLLEQRIADDPLIYGGLVAKDFSGLAVVGMIKTDDSDEVLLQKLETIVEQYDGPGRLFFSGLPPIRAYMTRLMRQDLRTFLPLGFVLMIALLFFSFRTWRGVLLPLLVVAMSIASSMGLMSYLGIPLTVVGMLLPVMMIAIANDYGIHLVARYTEDVPEASGTDRKARAEVAARGLEHVIWPIMLAAGTTILGFLSLISHMMPPAKELGMLSAFGIFIAIVYSCLFIPAWLTLLPIPKRLIGRGHPSNRPLAALTSFCVRHPLPVVAVFVGMFLAFSIGILHIKVDANPLSYFEEQSQVVENSNAINAEYGGAITMSVLLHGDLLDPHNIAMLSEFTRIVRTWPEVGAAESIADYLERIHVAINPEIESGLPQTREQVYEELDLYSFQGGDSGRLIDFDFKNAQVLARLTIRRAEEFREVVRLSNRLIGLLYGPDPPMSVTGYVVMLVDLTHMVVNGQVRSLLLSLLMIMLCAALFMRSLRAGLLALGPLALAVVMVLGIMGFLGIELNMVTAMLTSIVVGVGVDYTVHYLWRYREERRSGANVEQAAVTTATTTGLGIVTNALSVIVGFAVLLTSNFVPLNFFGWLITLSILTCLLGAFCLLPALFGLGIRWPRGADLEKRD
- the tmk gene encoding dTMP kinase codes for the protein MNAKLITFEGPEGAGKTTLIKRLAARLEQLEMPILITREPGGSPLGARFREMLLEHIEDRPTALTELLLYEADRIEHLEKIVRPALELGKLVLCDRFADATTAYQGYGRGLDLETVRSLNELVLRGLRPSRTYLLDLPVEAGLARTRGRLSADGRDESRFESEQIEFHQRVRRGYLELAAAEPQRFCIVDAQLDPEALYAVVINDLLASLKTETP
- the holB gene encoding DNA polymerase III subunit delta' — protein: MSFSQLLGQPRVSAALLRALKLERVAHAYLFVGADGVGRRTTARLLAMALNCESSGADACGECGPCRKIIRGTHPDIVELTPEKDFITIGQVRELQASMAYRPYEGRFRVISVAPAEAMNANAQNALLKTLEEPPQGNVLILICASPQRLLRTIQSRCQRMVFGLLPRPVIVRLLCEQGVEPQRAELLARLAEGSLGRAQALAQGELQLQRERIAVALEALSEGGTHGIWEFAEQLAQGDIDELDESLELTKTWLRDALLIRSGAGSERLLNIDRLELLDSLARRFDEQALLAGIEAGSQLQARLRFYPNRRLALWNLGLALTSPPTGTLEG
- a CDS encoding stage 0 sporulation family protein, yielding MRVVKIKFRRSGKRFDFDAGELELRQGQQVVLQIEKGTALGTVVVDAQEQNLPEDESRKPVLRVATDEDLKQSQRLHRRAREAFGFCLRRINERKLPMKLVDAEFLLDESRATFFFTAEGRVDFRELVRDLAHEFRTRIEMMQIGVRDEAKILGGYGICGRELCCASWLVKFNPVSIRMAKDQSLSLNPSKVSGVCGRLMCCLAYEHQQYLDQIATLPRLGKRYVCEQGPCRVCRIDVMGSRVFAMVEGQGEVEISGQPLEPYSQQNRQQDKPEPRPEPRAPGRPRPQPKARPRPPAFQVTPTPETPQAPPAPQPPPAPQGPQEPGEQQPKPEGEGAAEGQPDQAKTGDRRRRGRRSRRRRRRKPAAKTE
- a CDS encoding methyltransferase domain-containing protein, which produces MDQAQQSERSPEFDRYRDDDRDRRDELTMVKHRHRARYLIDGARRIRNGLRGLDLLDAGCGQGLLLSLIPDRAALCGFDASQALIENNLAKDCAELSLRDVYATGFDDERFDVVFCQQVLEHLQHPQQALAELARVARPGGLIAASVPYDERIKLEVCVHCGKTTPRNGHLQRFDECNINEFLPPQLKLVALRKVCCRPVYNRGHRLPVPLFRLLDRAALTLGLGPARWMVFFARKVG
- a CDS encoding YchF/TatD family DNA exonuclease codes for the protein MYLIETHAHLDMAQFDEDRTEVIGRAVARGVRRIVSVGIDVASSRAAVELAQRFPAVYAAVGIHPHDAKSADDRALAQIEQLAAHPKVVAIGEIGLDFYRDHSPHDQQRSAFAAQLELAGRLGLPVIIHDRQAHEDVLAILDQHPCLPGVMHCFSGGPQLAQEVISRGLYLSFTGNITFKNADRARRALAAAGPDRLLLETDCPFMAPEPHRGSRNEPCHVELVAATAAKVLDLSLVEVAARTTDNAYELFGFERREAEPRIVYEFKDALYLNITNRCGNRCPWCARQSSYIVGPYLLKLQREPSPVELYAALDNYDVTQYPELVFCGFGEPLMRIDDLLQIARELRRRRARSIRVNTNGWAGLALGRDVVEPLVGLIDEVWVSLNAPDAANYEQLCHPEQGLKAYEALIEFVRRARELLPKVALSAVDYPGADIPGAQRAARDLGLPLHVRHYSQRP